One Natrinema halophilum genomic window carries:
- a CDS encoding YcaO-like family protein, with protein MHVSIAADDPIREAVVAALDDVDVGVRDTNVETLADARFAIVGDVVGSATFDRANETTLEGGTPWIAVEIGGVGGHSISAVDAAVTGFAPATGCFDCLRARVTSNLEDSAESPQADRSAARLAGALAGRECVRVLSGGEKSIIGQVREVPHARRPFLPVPGCECGDETRNRTLERDADTLALDAAVERAEGAIDERVGPVSSIGEIESFPAPYYLATMADTSAYSEASAPRQAAGVAGDWNAALMKAVGEGLERYCAGVYRDSEFVSASEDELDDAVPPTALVRPDDAPAYDPSDNHRWVPGENLETGEPAHLPAASVQFPQPGKELVPPITTGLGLGSSTVDALLSGLTEVLERDATMLAWYSTFEPLELSVEQEAFRTLERRARGEGLSVTPLLVTQDIDIPVVAVAVHREPADFDGGETGSATNDGWPAFAVGSAAGLDAAAAATSALEEALQNWLELRNLGPDEADDAGGAIGEYASFPERAREFVDVDETVPAATVGPDPVPTGLDRLESLCKRTADAGLSPFATRLTTRDVAQLGFEAVRVVVPGAQPLFTGDPFFGDRAANVPRDLGFEPALERPYHPYP; from the coding sequence ATGCACGTTTCCATCGCGGCAGACGATCCGATCCGCGAGGCGGTCGTCGCCGCCCTCGATGACGTCGACGTTGGCGTCCGTGACACCAACGTTGAGACGCTCGCCGACGCGCGATTTGCTATCGTCGGCGACGTCGTCGGATCGGCGACGTTCGACCGGGCGAACGAAACCACGCTCGAGGGCGGAACACCCTGGATAGCCGTCGAAATAGGCGGCGTCGGCGGCCATTCGATTTCGGCGGTCGACGCGGCGGTAACGGGTTTTGCGCCCGCGACCGGTTGTTTCGACTGTCTCCGCGCCCGCGTCACGTCGAATCTCGAGGACAGCGCCGAGAGTCCCCAGGCAGATCGAAGCGCGGCGAGACTCGCCGGCGCACTCGCCGGTCGGGAGTGCGTGCGCGTGCTTTCGGGGGGCGAAAAATCGATCATCGGACAGGTTCGCGAGGTACCACACGCCAGACGGCCGTTCTTGCCCGTTCCCGGCTGCGAGTGTGGAGACGAAACGCGGAATCGAACGCTCGAACGGGACGCCGACACGCTCGCGCTCGACGCCGCCGTCGAACGCGCAGAGGGGGCGATCGACGAGCGAGTTGGTCCGGTCTCGAGCATCGGGGAAATCGAGTCGTTTCCAGCCCCCTACTATCTGGCGACGATGGCGGATACGTCGGCGTACAGTGAGGCGAGCGCCCCGCGCCAGGCAGCCGGCGTCGCCGGCGACTGGAACGCCGCACTGATGAAAGCCGTCGGCGAGGGCCTCGAACGGTACTGCGCCGGCGTCTATCGAGACTCGGAGTTCGTCTCCGCGAGCGAGGACGAACTCGACGACGCAGTACCCCCGACGGCGCTCGTCCGACCGGACGACGCCCCTGCGTACGATCCGAGCGACAACCATCGCTGGGTCCCCGGTGAAAACCTCGAGACCGGTGAGCCGGCACACCTGCCCGCCGCGTCGGTACAGTTTCCACAACCGGGGAAGGAACTGGTCCCCCCGATCACGACGGGGCTGGGGCTCGGGTCCTCGACGGTCGATGCCCTGCTGTCCGGCCTGACCGAGGTACTCGAGCGAGACGCCACGATGCTCGCCTGGTACTCGACGTTCGAACCGCTCGAGCTATCAGTTGAGCAGGAGGCGTTCAGAACGCTCGAGCGACGGGCACGAGGCGAGGGGCTGTCGGTGACGCCGTTGCTGGTCACGCAGGACATTGACATTCCCGTCGTGGCAGTTGCCGTCCACCGGGAACCAGCCGACTTCGACGGGGGTGAAACGGGTTCGGCTACGAACGACGGGTGGCCGGCGTTCGCAGTCGGCTCGGCCGCCGGCCTCGACGCCGCGGCGGCCGCAACCTCGGCACTCGAGGAAGCCCTCCAGAACTGGCTCGAATTACGGAACCTCGGCCCCGACGAGGCCGACGACGCTGGCGGGGCTATCGGCGAATACGCGTCGTTCCCGGAGCGGGCGCGAGAATTCGTCGACGTCGACGAAACCGTTCCGGCGGCTACCGTCGGACCGGACCCCGTTCCGACCGGCCTCGATCGACTCGAGTCGCTGTGTAAGCGAACGGCTGACGCTGGACTGAGCCCGTTCGCGACGCGACTGACGACCCGCGACGTCGCTCAGCTCGGTTTCGAAGCCGTTCGGGTCGTCGTCCCCGGTGCCCAGCCGCTATTCACTGGCGATCCGTTCTTCGGCGACCGAGCAGCGAACGTTCCTCGTGATCTCGGTTTCGAACCGGCACTCGAGCGCCCGTATCATCCGTACCCGTAA